A single region of the Bdellovibrionota bacterium genome encodes:
- a CDS encoding DUF433 domain-containing protein: MAPDVNKWIVADPAICDGKPCVKGTRIPVDLLLDKLAAGESFEQVLEAHPRLTDEALKAAIAFASQNLKADLVYPVEQKVRG; encoded by the coding sequence ATGGCACCCGACGTTAATAAATGGATTGTCGCTGACCCCGCGATTTGTGACGGGAAACCCTGTGTAAAAGGAACCCGCATTCCCGTCGATCTTCTGCTCGATAAACTTGCCGCCGGAGAGTCCTTTGAACAAGTCCTTGAAGCTCATCCACGTTTGACGGATGAAGCTTTGAAAGCCGCCATTGCTTTTGCATCCCAAAATTTGAAGGCGGATCTTGTGTATCCTGTAGAACAAAAAGTTCGCGGGTGA
- a CDS encoding DUF5615 family PIN-like protein, whose amino-acid sequence MKFLVDESVDKPIVDELRAEGHDVIYVAEQFAGLSDEAVFGHALDQSPHLGHGGQGFRGAGLQTKAASSRGDSSPSRRS is encoded by the coding sequence GTGAAGTTTCTCGTTGATGAAAGCGTGGACAAGCCCATCGTGGACGAGCTCCGCGCCGAAGGCCATGACGTCATTTACGTTGCCGAACAGTTCGCCGGACTTTCGGATGAAGCTGTGTTTGGCCATGCGCTGGACCAGAGCCCGCATCTTGGTCACGGCGGACAAGGATTTCGGGGAGCTGGTTTACAGACAAAAGCGGCTTCATCACGGGGTGATTCTTCTCCGTCTCGAAGGTCTTAA